A genomic stretch from bacterium includes:
- a CDS encoding alpha-hydroxy acid oxidase translates to MQSSANIDDLRLIARRRLPRGVFDYVDGAAEDEITYRRNSSDYHNWEFVPSVLRDVSHIDTSTTLLGRPLPMPVVLAPTGFTRIVDPGGELPVARAAARRGIPYSLSTLGTRSIEEVADAGAGGRNWFQVYVWKDRELVRNMIERAADCGYEALCITVDLAVPGRRERDVRNGMTLPPKLGLDMLFDGLRRPSWTWRFLNAEPITFSNVVGLTDHDGSSAVALASLVHDQFDASLSWSDIEWFRSVWDGPIIIKGIQSVADARRAVEHGVDAIAVSNHGGRQLEGAPTSIELIEPIAQEVGNDAEIICDGGVRRGSDILKALALGARAVMVGRAYLYGLGAGGEKGVDWVLDFLAETMRSTMALAGVRSVGEVGRDLVRRRP, encoded by the coding sequence ATGCAGTCGTCGGCAAATATCGACGACCTTCGCCTCATCGCTCGCCGCCGCCTGCCCCGAGGGGTGTTCGACTACGTGGACGGCGCTGCCGAGGACGAGATCACGTACCGTCGCAACAGCTCCGACTATCACAATTGGGAGTTCGTTCCCTCCGTGCTCCGGGACGTATCCCACATCGATACCTCCACCACCCTGCTCGGCCGGCCCCTCCCGATGCCGGTGGTCCTAGCCCCTACCGGCTTCACCAGGATCGTCGATCCGGGGGGCGAGCTGCCGGTGGCTCGGGCCGCGGCGCGCCGTGGCATCCCCTATTCCCTGTCCACGCTGGGGACCCGTTCCATCGAGGAAGTGGCCGACGCGGGCGCCGGGGGTCGCAACTGGTTCCAGGTGTACGTCTGGAAGGACCGCGAGCTGGTTCGCAACATGATCGAGCGGGCGGCCGATTGCGGCTACGAAGCGCTGTGCATCACCGTCGACCTGGCGGTTCCGGGACGCCGGGAACGGGACGTGCGCAACGGGATGACCCTGCCCCCCAAGCTGGGGCTGGACATGCTCTTCGACGGATTGCGGAGGCCGTCGTGGACATGGCGTTTCCTCAACGCCGAACCGATCACCTTCTCCAACGTGGTGGGCCTTACCGACCATGACGGCAGCTCGGCCGTCGCCCTTGCCAGCCTGGTCCACGACCAGTTCGATGCCAGCCTCTCGTGGTCGGACATCGAGTGGTTCCGTTCGGTCTGGGACGGCCCGATCATCATCAAGGGGATCCAATCCGTGGCGGACGCTCGGCGGGCGGTCGAGCACGGCGTGGATGCCATCGCCGTCTCCAACCACGGCGGCCGACAGCTCGAAGGCGCCCCCACGTCCATCGAGCTCATCGAGCCGATTGCCCAGGAAGTAGGCAACGACGCGGAGATCATCTGCGACGGCGGCGTACGGCGGGGGTCCGACATCCTGAAGGCACTCGCTCTGGGCGCCCGGGCGGTGATGGTGGGCCGCGCCTACCTGTACGGGCTGGGCGCCGGCGGGGAGAAGGGAGTCGACTGGGTTCTCGACTTCTTGGCCGAGACCATGCGCTCTACCATGGCGCTGGCCGGAGTGCGGTCGGTTGGCGAGGTGGGCCGGGACCTCGTGCGGCGCCGACCCTAG